GTGAGTGCAAGCAAGTCCATGGCCCCAAAGCTGCTGTATTGTATATAGCCTTATACACTATAGCGATAGGAGAAGGCAGTTTAAGAGCCAACCTCCCACCATTTGGTGCAGACCagtttgatgatgataatgatgatgatgatgatgatataatCAACATGCGCCGCCGCCGCAAGTCTAGCTACTTCAACTGGTTGAACGTCTGCATTTCAGGTGGATCCGTCATGGGTCTAACCCTGATAGTATGGATTGAGAGTAGCAAAGGATGGACCCTAGGTCTCGCTCTAACTTCAGCTGTTATGTTACTTGGACTTATTGTGCTTTCACTTGGTTTTAAATCCTACCGTTATCAGATCCCAAGAGGCAGCCCCCTTACTCGGATGTTACAGGTTGAATTCAATaaaacttctatttttttttattttttttttcgtggtaattaattaattctatATTTTCATCTTGATCCAATTAATTCCTACTTCAGGTTTTGGTAGCTGCatttagaaaaagaaatcttCCCTCACCAAAAAATGAAGCAGAATTATATCAAGAATCTCCTGGTGAAGAGAAAATAGGGGAGATACTCTCACAGACAAAGAGTCTCAAGTAAGTGCatgcccagcccagcccagcccagcccagcccatgaattttatttttacttattAGCTAGCtatgaattttgatttttgattttccAGATTCCTAGACAAAGCTGCAATTATAAATGGGTCAACAACGACAGGGAGTATTAATAATAATTGGTCTCTTTGCACTGTGACCCAAGTAGAGGAGATGAAAATCATAATTCGAATGCTACCAATCTTCCTTAGTGCTTTGCTTGCTTACATTCCTGTACCACAACTTTTGACATTTACCATTCAACAAGGAAGCACTATGAACACCAAGCTAGCATCTGGGAAAATCAATGTCTCTCCTGTCTCTCTTCTCACCATCCCCATATTTTTCCAAACAATTTTCTTAATCGTCTATGATCGCTTATTTGTGCCAATTGCAAGCAAGATCACAGGACATAGAACTGGCATCACCCACTTGCAACGGGTCGGCGTTGGCTTCGTAATGGTATCACTAGCAGGTACTATAGCTGCACTGATtgagaggaaaaggaaaagcaTCGTAGCTGCTGGAGCTGGAGTTGGAGCTGATCATGTGGTGGTGCCCATGTCTGTTTTGTGGCTTGGATTTCAATTCTTTGCTATTGTTATCATCGATGTGTTTACATATGTTGGTTTGCTTGAGTTCTTCAATAGTGAGGCGTCGAGGGGGATGAAGTCCTTGGGAACTGCCATTTTTTGGTGTATACTTGGCTTGTCATCCTTGTTAAGCTCTACTCTTGTGGAACTAGTCAACAGATACACCGCACATCATCCCGGAGAAACTGGATGGTTGGGAGGAAACGATTTGAATCACAATCATCTTGACCGTTTCTATTGGTTGCTAGCCATCCTTGGCCTTGTTGGGTTCTTCAACTATTTGTTTTGGGCCACCAAATATGTGGAGAGAAAAACTATTAATAATGTTGATCGGAGCAGTACTTGAAATTTAGAAAAATTAATAATCTAACAAGAATAATCAATTATAGATAATTAATGGcatccatttttgtttttttattttttttaatatatggatttggatcctctactgcggCCTGGGGTTGAGCGGCCATCGTACTACGCTCAATTCAAAATTATCGCTCGTCGATAAGAAGCTTCTTCTTATTTTGCGCCAGCTCCGAGCCTCTCTAACTTGACTCTCAACTTGAGCATCACTTAATCAAGTTGCCTACATATCCTCATATTGAGGAAATAGTCTAGACATACTTTGAATGGAGGATCTATGGTCTTTGAATATCTATTATTGGCTAATAGAGTCTGATAAAACTAACTATGCGTCGGTTGGACTCCTATGGAGAAAGATTTGTTTTGGGGTCAGAGATCGGCCGACAGAATCTACTGAACTTAGAATGCTTAGTATGATGTGTCCCACCTCTCTAGAGGTTGAG
The nucleotide sequence above comes from Telopea speciosissima isolate NSW1024214 ecotype Mountain lineage chromosome 3, Tspe_v1, whole genome shotgun sequence. Encoded proteins:
- the LOC122655499 gene encoding protein NRT1/ PTR FAMILY 4.5-like, giving the protein MGVQVFKDWKGNPINKDRHGGAKAALFICFMVLMTNMSYAPTFLNLVTYLRGTMHMDVATASTTVTNFFGTTCAFALLGAFISDSYLTRFKTLLLFAPLVILVSLSLSLSLSQPLIWKLGFVMLTLQAYLPSLRPPTCDDTTTSGSGQQSECKQVHGPKAAVLYIALYTIAIGEGSLRANLPPFGADQFDDDNDDDDDDIINMRRRRKSSYFNWLNVCISGGSVMGLTLIVWIESSKGWTLGLALTSAVMLLGLIVLSLGFKSYRYQIPRGSPLTRMLQVLVAAFRKRNLPSPKNEAELYQESPGEEKIGEILSQTKSLKFLDKAAIINGSTTTGSINNNWSLCTVTQVEEMKIIIRMLPIFLSALLAYIPVPQLLTFTIQQGSTMNTKLASGKINVSPVSLLTIPIFFQTIFLIVYDRLFVPIASKITGHRTGITHLQRVGVGFVMVSLAGTIAALIERKRKSIVAAGAGVGADHVVVPMSVLWLGFQFFAIVIIDVFTYVGLLEFFNSEASRGMKSLGTAIFWCILGLSSLLSSTLVELVNRYTAHHPGETGWLGGNDLNHNHLDRFYWLLAILGLVGFFNYLFWATKYVERKTINNVDRSST